In a single window of the Vitis vinifera cultivar Pinot Noir 40024 chromosome 6, ASM3070453v1 genome:
- the LOC100253539 gene encoding uncharacterized protein LOC100253539 isoform X2 yields MIGRPKSHLGLALISIFLIAASATPLSIAPTPPKPSVYDILTQFGLPRGLLPDSVKSYSLSENGEFVVSLEGSCYIQFDYLVYYEASITGTLKYGSITNLKGIEVQRFFLWFDVDEIKVDLPPSNSIYFLVGFINKKLDVQQFQTIRSCGKGVSVSCRDHSKQVLQLPDEVDEMQKLMAE; encoded by the exons ATGATCGGACGCCCAAAATCTCATCTGGGCCTCGCCCTAATCTCAATTTTCCTCATCGCAGCCTCTGCAACTCCGCTCTCCATCGCCCCAACCCCGCCAAAACCCTCAGTCTACGATATCCTCACGCAGTTCGGCCTCCCAAGGGGGCTCCTCCCAGACTCCGTCAAATCCTATTCCCTCTCCGAAAATGGCGAATTCGTGGTCAGTTTGGAGGGCTCGTGTTACATACAATTCGATTACTTGGTCTACTACGAAGCTTCCATCACCGGCACTCTCAAGTACGGCTCCATCACCAATCTGAAGGGGATCGAGGTCCAGAGATTCTTCCTGTGGTTCGATGTTGACGAGATCAAAGTTGATCTGCCCCCCTCCAATAGTATATATTTTCTGGTGGGGTTTATCAACAAGAAGCTCGATGTTCAGCAGTTTCAAACCATTCGTTCTTGCGGCAAGGGAGTCTCTGTTTCTTGCCGTGATCATTCCAAACAAGTTCTTCAG CTCCCCGATGAGGTAGATGAAATGCAGAAGTTAATGGCGGAATAG
- the LOC100255323 gene encoding F-box/kelch-repeat protein At1g55270 codes for MDQRVEQSPNAQRGFRVQAPLVDSVSCYCKVDSGLKTVAGARKFVPGSKLCIQPDINPHAHKSKNSRRERTRFQPPLLPGLPDDLAIACLIRVPRVEHRKLRLVCKRWHRLLSGNFFYSLRKSLGMAEEWVYVIKRDRDGRISWHAFDPTYQLWQPLPPVPVEYSEALGFGCAVLSGCNLYLFGGKDPMKRSLRRVIFYSARTNKWHRAPDMLRKRHFFGSCVINNCLYVAGGECEGIQRTLRSAEVYDPNRNRWSFISDMSTAMVPFIGVIYNGKWFLKGLGSHREVMSEAYIPETNTWTPISDGMVAGWRNPSISLNGQLYALDCRDGCKLRVYDSDTDSWNKFIDSKLHLGSSRALEAAALVPLNGKLCIIRNNMSISIVDVSSPDKHVESNPHLWENIAGKGHFRTLVTNLWSSIAGRNSLRSHIVHCQVLQA; via the exons ATGGACCAAAGAGTTGAACAGTCTCCTAATGCACAAAGAGGGTTTCGAGTTCAAGCTCCTCTG GTTGATTCTGTATCATGCTATTGCAAAGTAGATTCAGGCTTAAAAACAGTAGCAGGGGCAAGAAAATTTGTACCTGGATCAAAACTTTGTATCCAGCCAGATATCAATCCTCATGCACACAAAAGCAAAAACTCTCGCAGGGAGAGGACCCGGTTCCAGCCGCCTCTTCTACCTGGTCTCCCTGATGATCTTGCCATTGCTTGCCTGATTCGAGTCCCTCGTGTTGAGCATAGAAAACTCCGTCTAGTTTGCAAGAGATGGCACCGGCTTTTGTCTGGGAACTTCTTTTATTCTCTTAGGAAAAGTCTTGGAATGGCAGAAGAGTGGGTCTATGTTATCAAAAGAGATCGTGATGGAAGGATCTCATGGCATGCTTTTGACCCCACCTACCAGCTCTGGCAACCACTTCCACCAGTTCCTGTGGAATATTCTGAAGCCCTTGGCTTTGGCTGCGCTGTTCTAAGTGGTTGTAACCTGTATCTATTTGGAGGAAAGGATCCAATGAAGAGATCTCTGAGACGGGTCATTTTCTATAGTGCTCGAACAAATAAATGGCATAGGGCTCCAGATATGCTTCGGAAACGTCACTTCTTTGGTTCTTGCGTCATAAATAACTGCCTTTATGTGGCTGGAGGCGAATGTGAAGGAATTCAGAGGACTCTCCGTTCAGCTGAAGTCTATGATCCTAACAGGAATAGGTGGAGCTTTATTTCAGATATGAGCACGGCTATGGTGCCCTTTATTGGGGTAATCTATAATGGAAAATGGTTCCTAAAAGGACTTGGATCCCACCGTGAGGTCATGAGTGAAGCTTATATTCCTGAAACCAATACCTGGACCCCAATCAGTGATGGAATGGTTGCTGGTTGGCGCAACCCTAGCATCTCTTTGAATGGACAGCTCTATGCATTGGACTGCCGGGATGGGTGCAAGCTCAGGGTTTATGACAGTGACACAGATTCATGGAACAAATTCATAGATAGCAAGCTCCATCTGGGGAGCTCCCGAGCTCTGGAGGCTGCTGCTCTTGTCCCCCTTAATGGAAAGCTGTGCATTATACGTAACAACATGAGCATCAGTATTGTGGATGTTTCGAGTCCTGATAAACATGTGGAGAGTAACCCTCACCTTTGGGAAAATATTGCTGGGAAAGGTCACTTCAGGACTCTCGTCACAAATCTATGGTCCAGTATTGCAGGGAGAAACAGCTTGAGGAGTCATATTGTGCACTGTCAAGTGCTCCAAGCATAA
- the LOC100253539 gene encoding uncharacterized protein LOC100253539 isoform X1: MIGRPKSHLGLALISIFLIAASATPLSIAPTPPKPSVYDILTQFGLPRGLLPDSVKSYSLSENGEFVVSLEGSCYIQFDYLVYYEASITGTLKYGSITNLKGIEVQRFFLWFDVDEIKVDLPPSNSIYFLVGFINKKLDVQQFQTIRSCGKGVSVSCRDHSKQVLQQLPDEVDEMQKLMAE; this comes from the exons ATGATCGGACGCCCAAAATCTCATCTGGGCCTCGCCCTAATCTCAATTTTCCTCATCGCAGCCTCTGCAACTCCGCTCTCCATCGCCCCAACCCCGCCAAAACCCTCAGTCTACGATATCCTCACGCAGTTCGGCCTCCCAAGGGGGCTCCTCCCAGACTCCGTCAAATCCTATTCCCTCTCCGAAAATGGCGAATTCGTGGTCAGTTTGGAGGGCTCGTGTTACATACAATTCGATTACTTGGTCTACTACGAAGCTTCCATCACCGGCACTCTCAAGTACGGCTCCATCACCAATCTGAAGGGGATCGAGGTCCAGAGATTCTTCCTGTGGTTCGATGTTGACGAGATCAAAGTTGATCTGCCCCCCTCCAATAGTATATATTTTCTGGTGGGGTTTATCAACAAGAAGCTCGATGTTCAGCAGTTTCAAACCATTCGTTCTTGCGGCAAGGGAGTCTCTGTTTCTTGCCGTGATCATTCCAAACAAGTTCTTCAG CAGCTCCCCGATGAGGTAGATGAAATGCAGAAGTTAATGGCGGAATAG
- the LOC100265618 gene encoding uncharacterized protein LOC100265618, with protein MASAYSSMAAISLLLLSLALLFETHLAIPPTEDVHDLLPHFGFPRGLIPSSVKEYSLSEDGEFEVHMDHPCYVQFDDLVYYDKKIKGHLSYGSVSDVTGIQAKKFFLWVPVTGIDAASGYIQFHVGALSETLPAEQFENVRVCKAKALIDSI; from the coding sequence ATGGCTTCCGCCTATTCATCCATGGCCGCAATCTCTCTCCTCCTCCTCTCTCTGGCCCTCCTCTTCGAAACCCACCTCGCCATCCCCCCTACCGAGGACGTCCACGACCTCCTCCCCCATTTCGGCTTCCCCCGGGGCCTGATCCCCTCCTCCGTCAAGGAGTACTCTCTGTCGGAGGATGGAGAATTCGAGGTCCATATGGATCACCCCTGCTACGTTCAGTTTGATGACCTTGTGTACTACGACAAGAAGATCAAGGGTCATCTCAGTTATGGGTCGGTCTCCGATGTGACCGGGATTCAAGCCAAGAAGTTCTTCTTGTGGGTCCCCGTCACCGGAATTGATGCCGCCTCCGGTTACATCCAGTTTCACGTCGGAGCCTTGTCGGAGACGCTTCCAGCGGAACAGTTCGAAAATGTCCGCGTCTGTAAGGCCAAGGCGTTGATTGATTCTATCTGA
- the LOC104879634 gene encoding F-box/kelch-repeat protein At3g06240-like translates to MAYLPLHIMENILLRLPVKSMLRCRCVCKAWCMLISHPQFAKTHLQLPQTQAKTRLCIIKYEEEKDDACMAVRVSTKDWESIGDGDGDGELLDGFDYSFGTANLKHHLRLLNSCDGLLCLVDMFGEFVLWNPSTRQYNPLPPNPNGPQDTAYGLGYDPSTDDYKIVGYHSLGYETMVDVFSLKSREWRRLQERHGSQVVSSGKEAVLHGAVHWIARDLNPDHYTVIVAFDFEKEEFRQMTAPWDDESYYILSVMGGCLCAQEAIDGSKIWVMKEYGVEASWTRNDLDDKFKSQLLLLDMISERHDWFRYDTNVHVETLVSPYPSKNE, encoded by the coding sequence ATGGCATACTTACCTCTTCACATCATGGAGAACATACTCTTGAGATTGCCAGTGAAGTCTATGCTCCGTTGTAGGTGCGTCTGCAAAGCTTGGTGCATGTTAATTTCTCATCCACAATTCGCTAAAACCCACCTCCAACTACCCCAAACACAAGCCAAAACTCGATTATGTATCATAAAgtatgaagaagaaaaggatgATGCTTGTATGGCAgttcgggtctctactaaagaCTGGGAATCAattggtgatggtgatggtgatggtgagtTACTCGATGGTTTTGATTATTCATTTGGTACGGCAAATCTCAAACACCATCTCCGTCTTTTGAATTCTTGTGATGGGTTGTTGTGTCTGGTCGACATGTTTGGTGAATTTGTCTTGTGGAACCCATCTACCAGGCAGTATAATCCATTACCACCAAATCCTAATGGTCCACAAGATACTGCGTATGGATTGGGGTATGACCCCTCTACCGATGACTACAAGATAGTGGGTTATCATAGCTTAGGGTATGAGACTATGGTGGATGTTTTCTCGTTGAAATCCCGTGAGTGGAGAAGATTGCAGGAAAGACATGGAAGTCAAGTCGTAAGTTCGGGGAAGGAAGCTGTCTTACATGGGGCAGTGCATTGGATAGCTCGTGATCTGAATCCAGACCATTACACAGTAATAGTggcttttgattttgaaaaagaggagTTCCGGCAGATGACCGCTCCATGGGATGATGAATCTTACTATATATTGTCTGTGATGGGAGGATGCCTTTGTGCACAAGAAGCCATAGATGGAAGTAAGATATGGGTGATGAAAGAATATGGTGTTGAGGCATCTTGGACTAGGAATGATTTGGATGACAAATTCAAGTCCCAGCTACTCCTTCTCGATATGATCAGTGAGCGTCATGACTGGTTCAGATATGATACCAACGTACACGTGGAAACTCTAGTTTCACCTTATCCATCAAAGAATGAATGA
- the LOC100243306 gene encoding uncharacterized protein LOC100243306 — protein sequence MASTPSSMASISLLLLSLSLLFQTHLSLPPFDDFHDLLPPYGFPKGLIPSTVKFYSISESGEFDIHMHHSCYVQFNRLVFYDKKIRGRIEYGSVTNVTGIQTKKLFFWVPVTGIDSALGFLRFHIGPLSEKLPAKQFEMVPICKHKVLTQAFER from the exons ATGGCTTCCACCCCTTCCTCCATGGCTTCAATCTCTCTCCTCCTCCTCTCTCTGTCCCTCCTCTTCCAAACCCACCTCTCTCTCCCCCCCTTCGACGACTTCCACGACCTCCTCCCTCCGTACGGCTTCCCGAAGGGCCTCATCCCCTCCACCGTCAAGTTCTATTCCATATCAGAGTCCGGCGAATTCGATATCCACATGCACCACTCCTGTTATGTTCAGTTCAACAGACTTGTCTTCTACGACAAGAAGATTAGGGGCCGTATCGAATATGGGTCCGTCACCAATGTCACCGGGATTCAAACCAAGAAGCTCTTCTTTTGGGTCCCTGTCACCGGAATCGATTCCGCATTAGGGTTCCTTCGCTTTCACATCGGTCCCTTGTCGGAGAAGCTGCCGGCGAAACAGTTCGAAATGGTCCCCATTTGTAAGCACAAGGTTTTGACTCAGGCCTTTGAGAG GTGA
- the LOC100267331 gene encoding non-specific lipid transfer protein GPI-anchored 6, with translation MASKYVRILGLLDLLVMMLLMSASADFAKDRQECADQLVGLATCLPYVQGEGKAPTLDCCTGLKQVLQKSKKCLCVLIKDRDDPNLGFKINTTLALSLPTACNTPANMSECPALLQLPPGSPDAKIFEESGNSTVTTKSTPVASAKANSTSSGSSSEMRSGGWRRRRWVGVELVFGLLFLIVSHLLLSSL, from the exons ATGGCTTCAAAATATGTGAGAATTCTGGGGTTGTTGGACTTGTTGGTGATGATGCTGCTCATGTCTGCAAGCGCAGACTTCGCCAAGGATAGGCAGGAGTGCGCAGACCAGCTGGTTGGCCTCGCTACTTGTCTTCCTTATGTACAGGGTGAAGGGAAGGCCCCCACTCTTGACTGCTGTACTGGGCTCAAACAAGTCCTGCAGAAGAGCAAAAAGTGCCTATGCGTACTGATCAAGGATCGGGACGACCCGAATCTTGGCTTCAAGATCAATACTACGCTTGCTCTTAGCCTTCCCACCGCCTGCAATACACCGGCCAACATGTCTGAGTGTCCTG CTCTTCTGCAACTCCCACCAGGCTCACCTGATGCTAAGATATTCGAGGAGTCCGGGAACAGCACGGTTACAACCAAAAGCACCCCAGTTGCAAGCG CTAAGGCCAACTCGACTAGCAGTGGATCGAGCTCTGAGATGAGGAGTGGTGGCTGGCGGAGGAGGAGATGGGTGGGAGTAGAACTGGTTTTTGGGCTTCTCTTCTTGATTGTTTCTCACCTCCTGCTTAGTTCGCTTTGA